CACCCGGTTCCTGTACTTGTTTTTCAACTCCGGGATCGTATCAAACAATTCTAGGCTGCTCTTGCCCTTCAGGTATCCCATGAAACTTGATACCGAGAGTTTTGGCGGTATCGCCACCAGCATATGTATATGGTCGGGGCAAACTTCCGCCTCGATTATTTCCACACCCTTCCATTCGCTCAGTTTCCTCAGAATCTTCCCCACGATTTCTCTCTTCTGATTGTAGAGTATTTTCCTTCTAAACTTTGGCGCAAACACGATATGATACTTGCAGTTCCATGTGGTATGTGCTGTCGATTTATTTCTATCATTCATTTTAAATCCTTTGAAATTGTTGTGATGCAGTTGGCAGACCGCATTTCAATAATAGTCAAAGGATTTTTTTCATGACCGCCAGAAGGCTTTTACGGAACTACCGGCGTAGCCGGTAGTTTTCTTATACACAAAAACAGGCGCAGCCCCGAAGGTCCACGCCTGCTTACACACAAAGAAAATTTGGTTACTAGCGGAAGTTCGCCGAAAGACTCGTGATCTCGCCCGGGTTAAACGTGCGGGTGGCATTCGTGTTGCCGTCGCTCCAGCCGGAGAACACGGCACCCGAAGAGGCTTCCGCGGTCACGGTCACGGGCACGCCCCTGTAGAAGTCCACCGTCATGGGGCTCTGGTCCAGCGGGAGGTTGTGCACGAGAATCCGGCCAGAACCCTGCGCCGAGAGCGTCACCGAGACGGCCTCGTTCACGCTGAAGAACTGCTGCATATCGCTCCGAATCGCCTGCTGGCGGTTCTGCGCGAACTCCTTTATCGTCTGGAGGTTGTTCGACATCGAAGAGGAATTGTAATTCCAGAAACCCGCATCACGGGCAGCCTCGGGCTCGACCTCGGACTGCATGTCGTTGATGCGCTTCAGGAGCCTGTCGGCAGAGAAGTTCATGGAAAGGAGCACGCAGAAGCGGTTCATGAAGGCCTTCTTGAAGCCGTCGTTCCCGAGCAGGCGACTCATGAGAATCGTATGTTCAGAAATAGAACCGCTGGTCGACTGCTGCTGTCCCTGCTGCATCCCCGGCATCATCATGCCCATGCCATTGCCCGTGCCGTTCGGATTGGTCACATAGCTAAACACGTTCCCGTTCTGCGTATTGTAGCTCACGCCGAAACCGAAGTCGGTATCGTACAGGAACCACTTCCACTTGCTCTTCTGGCTTGCGACGCGCCACTTCTTCACGTTGTTGTGCGGCCAGTCGCTATTGTTCAGGAACATTTCCGCCGACATGTAGTTCATGAAGTTGTCGACATCTATCTGGTCTGCAATTTTCTGGTAGTTCGCGTCGCTCGAAAGCTCGTTGCTCTGGAGCCAGTCTATCATCGCCTTGTAATCGGCCGCAGAACCGGCAGCAACTTCATTCGATCCGCTGGCCGTAGTCGCGAGAAGGTCGATGTCGTTCGGATCATGGCCGTACTTGGTCTCGTAGTAATACTCGTTATTACGTTCGCGCAAGTCATGTATGCCGTAATACTTGCCATTGTAGAACACGATGACATAGCGGCCGCGCTGGTAATCCACGCCAAGGCCTTCCGTCATCGACGTACCCAGACGGTCACGCACGTAGTCGTCGCCGCTGTTGTTTCCGAAGTTCCTGAGCGAGAACGCCTTGAACTTCTTGAGTTCCGGATATTGCGGGAAGAGGTTGTACTTGAGACGCTTGTCGCCGTATTCCTCGCGGAGCGTAATGGCGAACGACTTCTTTTCTTTAGCGCGGCTGTACTGCCCCGTAATCTTGTAGTCGCCCTTGATGGCGAACGCAGGCTTCTGCGGAGAGCCCTTTTCGAACAGTTCCACATACACCGGAAGTTCGCGGTTGCTCCAGAAGTTCGCTCCCTTCTTCGGGTCCATCATGGCAGCATTATTACCCGTCATGTAGAGGCCAGAATCCTGGCTGAACATCGAAAGCGG
This genomic stretch from Fibrobacter sp. harbors:
- the tnpA gene encoding IS200/IS605 family transposase, which gives rise to MNDRNKSTAHTTWNCKYHIVFAPKFRRKILYNQKREIVGKILRKLSEWKGVEIIEAEVCPDHIHMLVAIPPKLSVSSFMGYLKGKSSLELFDTIPELKNKYRNRV